Below is a window of Salmo trutta unplaced genomic scaffold, fSalTru1.1, whole genome shotgun sequence DNA.
AGAACTCCACAGTGCAGGCATAGACATCCCCCAAGAGCACGAGGGCATGACTGTGATGTACATCATCTAGCTCGATCTCCTCTACTCATTGCTCCTATTGTAGGTGTAGTTCCAGTATTGGCCTgcagggtgtgtgagagagaaatgcCCTtgagctggactggactggaaTGCTCCTGTTCAGACAAAGTTACTGTATATCTATGGTAAGCATTTGACTATATCTATCAAATAAAAAACACACCAAGGAGGGATTCAACAAACATTCTAGAAATGTGTATGTAGTCATCTATGCATCTGAGAGGCTCCTGGGTTTCCTGTCTGAATGGTGGCATTTTTAGGACTCAGGTGCATGTACATGCTGTCAAGTCTGAATGAGGGTACGACCCAGTTAACTCCGTGAGGTTCACCTAGTTATCAGATAGTTCTTCATGCAAAAGGGATAATTGTATGACTGCTGAAAAGAAAAGAGCTTACATACTCTCACCCATTGACTAGGAACCAGTAAAAAACAATGGATAAATGAGGTTGTATTTTACTGTGTACCTCTTACCTGGAAGAGTGTCTTAGTCTGTGGATGGAGTTGCCTGACATCTGTAAAAGCAATGCCCTCCAGAGTGGGTGATGAGCCTGTCTTGGAAATTCAAcacagggacactcgaagtcaaacttaaattaatcattgtttattaacagttaactggagaggttccaaccaactcaatgcaccatgtACACGTCGATCATGAGCTCCGCTGGGGCTGTCCCAGCAGAtgtcttatatacggctatacaAACAAGTTTCCTAAGCATGACTAAGCAGACACAGATACATATTATCTATTCAGGCTGAGTCtcaaggtggaggagagaggtctGCTTGACCTGCACCCTGTGACCCAACCACAAGCACCTCGCAACTTAATAACAGAAAACAACAATTATCATTGTCAGACAATAAAACAGAACATGTGAACCTTGAGATGGAACACAGATGAGAGCATATAACATTTTCCACCACAAGGCTTTTAGTCCAGCGGACAGACAGTGATCTACTGAATATCAGACCAGATCATGAATGGGTTTGGTTCATGTCACTAGTGGTCTTTTTCTATTTTCTGGTTTCTATTTGCCCCCCAGATACCCCTGAGAGCACCATCTACCCCAGGGATGAGGGGGAGCTGTGGGTGGAGAACACCCTTATCTGTTTTGTTTTGTGAATAACTGGAGTAATGTGGGTAATAGGTAATGTGGGTAATGGGGTTGTGTAGTTCAGGGTCAATGTGTAGTCTAGGGTCGTCAGCACTACCACTAGATCAGAACCCAGCACAACATTTTATTCATCTGaattggtctttgtggttggtTGTTTGATATTGCAGTGAATTCAGTGGGGTAGCCAAGAGTGGGGCTTAAACCCAgatccagcaactgtcaagcccAAACTTTATCCTCATGATGAGGTTGCTTGGTGTTCAGgtcaaaacaaaataatacaattgTATATTGTAAAGTGCATTAAAATCTGAATGCACTTGAAATAAAGTTTGGATAACACTGTAGTGTCATTATTATAACAAGGAATTTACACGAGTACAATGTAAAAACTATTGTAATATGTTGTAATAACTCATTGTTTCACTGTACTGACATGGAAAACATTTGCAATTACAGAGTTGTAACAATGGATGCTTGTTACAAATGTGCTAGTTTGCACTAAAATCACTAACTTTGTGTGGCTTTGGCTTTCAGCTGCATCCAtttttagcaacaaaaaaaaacatcacaAAAGTTGAAAAGTAGGTTTTAATTACCTACTCATTAAAAGatacaaaacatattttcaccCAATGCTTTTGCTAGCACTTACCCCAAAACATAGTTTACTGTCTGGGTTAACTAGACACAGAACAGATGCTTCAACCTCACTGACTGGTCGACCATTGGGATTTATCCCAGATAACGAATAAACACGTATGTACAAAGCATTACAATGTTTGCATAAGTACATTGTAATTTATAGGTGTTACAAAGGATTTGAATAGTAATAGTAAGAGTGTTAGGGGGTAAAAATGTTACAACATTTATAAAAGATGCCCAACCAGTCTATTAGTCACAAAAGTCAATATGTTGTAGCCACACACTCAAAGTAAACTATTGCAAAATATAAGATACATACGAAAACATATCACGCTGTTCATCACTTGCACAGGAGTGGTTGGAGATTTAAACTTGCTACCAATGTctttgtgtttaaaaaaaaaattataataatatttcacatttatttaaccaggtaggccagttgagaacaagttctcgtttacatctgcaacctggccaagataaagcaaagcagtgcgacacaaataacaacacagagttacacatggaataaacatacagtcaataacacaaaagaaaattatatatacagtgtgtgcaaatgaggtaagataagggaggtaaggaaataaataggccatagtggtgaaataattacaatttagcaattaaacactggagtgatagatgggcagaagattaatgtgcaagtagagatactgtggtgcaaaggaacaaaataaataaataacagtatgggcatgaggtagttggatgggctatttacagatgggctatttacaggtgcagtgatctgtgagctgctctgacagctggtgttaaAGTTAGaaagggagatatgagtctccagcttcagtgatttttgcaatttgttacagtcattgacagcagagaactggaagggaagacggccaaaggaggaattgactttgggggtgaccagtgaaatatacctgctggagcgcatgctacgggtgggtgctgctatggtgaccagtgagctgagataaggcggggctttacctagcaaagacttataaataacctggagccagtgtgtttgcgacaaatatgaagcgagggccagccaacaagagcatacaggtcacagtggtgggtagtatatggggcttgggtgacaaaatggatggcactgtgatagacttcatccaatttgctgagtagagtgttggaggctattttgtaaatgacatcgccgaagtcaaggatcggtaggatagacagttttacgagggtatgtttagcagcatgagtgaaggatgctttgttgcgaaataggaagccgattctagatttaattttggattggagatgcttaatgtgagtctggaaggagagtttacaatctaaccagacacctaggtatttgtagttgtccacatattcgaagtcagaaccgtccagagtagggatgctggacaggcgggcaggtgcgggcagcgatcggttgaagagcatgcatttagttttacttgcatttaagagcagttggaggccacggaaggagagttgtatggcattgaagctcatctggaggttagttaacacagtgtccaaagaagggccagaagtatacagaatggtgttgtctgcgtagaggtggatcagagaatcaccagcagcaagagcgacatcattgatgtatacagagaaaagagtcggcccgagaattgaaccctgtggcacccccatagagactgccagaggtccggacaacaggccctccgatttgacccactgaactctgtctgagaaatagttggtgaaccaggcgaggcagtcatttgagaaaccaaggctattgagtctgccgataagaatgtggtgattgacagagtcgaaagccttggccaggtcattTAATACAGCTGCACGatattgtattttatcgatggcggttatgatatcgttcagGACTTTGAgcttggctgaggtgcacccatgaccagctcggaaaccagattgcatagcggagaaggtacggtgggattcgaaatggtcggtgatctgtttgttaatttggctttcgaagaccttagaaaggcagggtaggatagatataggtctgtaacagtttgggtctagagtgtctccccctttgaagagggggatgaccgtggcagctttccaatctttggggatctcagacgatacgaaagagaggttgaacaggctagtaataggggttgcaacaattgcggtggataattttagaaagagagggtccagattgtctaacccggctgatttgtaggggtacaaattttgcagctctttcagaacatcggttatctggattttggtgaaggaataatgggggaggcttgggcaagttgctgtggggtgtgcagggctgttgaccggggtaggggtagccaggtggaaagcatggccagccgtagaaaaatgcttattgaaattgtcaatgatcgtggatttatcgatggtgtcagtgtttcctagcctcagtgcagtgggcagctggaaggaggtgctcttattctccatggactttacagtgtctgagaactttttggagtttgtgctacaggatgcaaatttctgtttgaaaaagctaacctttgctttcctaactgcctgtgtatattggttcctaacttccctgaaaagttgcacatCGCGGGggttattcgatgctaatgcagaatgccacaggatgtatttgtgctggtcaatggcagtcaggtctggagtgaaccaaggactatatctgttcctggttcaacattttttgaacacttaagatgatgaggaaagcacttttaaagaattaccaggcatcctctactgacggaatgaggtcaatatccttccaggataccagggccaggtcgattagaaaggcctgctcgctgaagtgttttagggagcatttgacagtgatgaggggtggttgtttgaccgcagacccattacggacgcaggcactGAGCCAGTGAtctctgagatcctggttgaagacagcagaggtgtatttggagggcaggttggttaggatgatatctatgggggtgcccgtgtttacggatttggggttgtaccgggtaggttcattgataattttttgtgagattgagggcatctagcttagattgtaggacggccggggtgttaagcatgtcccagtttaggtcatctaACAGTACGAGCACTgatgatagatggggggcaatcaattcacatatggtgtccagggcacagctgggggcagaaggtggtctatagcaagcggcaacagagagagacttgtttctggaacgGTGATCAGTTTCCCGATTCAGTTTCCTCATTACTAGCTCATGATAGGACTGTTTTTACTCTGAGACGTAAACATGTCTGTGTTGAATTTCTCCTCAATCCACATGgtgctcctcttctctctgtctgaagTGGGTGAGTACAGACATTCTAATTTAAGATATACTTTTTTGCTAAGGGACAGTTCGAAAATTACTCGGGGGGCGAGGTGTTGACTTTTATAttttgctttggggagggttgtgttTTTAAAAAATCGGGCACAGGGAGGGTAGTGTAtttttccctggtttacattcAACTGTTTTGAAGGTTTAACTATATAATTTCTTCCATTCTAGCCACATTTCATCATCTTGCATGATCTTGTTTAGGCACAATACAATTATCCTAACTAGACTATggtagcctacaacaccacaatgcaatgaataattgcattattgttttcaagtgagaACAAAATTCTACTCTAGGCTGTATACTACAGTTAAAAATTTAATTTGAATAACAGCGCAAAAGCCCTgtgatttgaatgtttcattccatttggatcagttgtgggtctactctgACAGTTTATAAGGTCTAGACAGGCACAGTAGCAGGCCCGTCTGGTtgtatttttacttctgatactgagaTGCGCTGTCTGTTGTGGATCATCATTCTCCCATGTCCTCCTTTACTAATGTGGCCACATATGTTTCCAGCAGGTCCAGTTATTCAAGAAAGCTTAATgcgctctgcctcctctccaatccGAGCGGCTATTCCTCACTCACCTAGAGCCTAACGcttcaatatagcctaaatatttatcatttaacttttaaaaagtATTACCTTTTATGCGTgacatgaacacaaccagtcacaatgttttaatctgattagACTAGTTCAAAAGTCTTCTGTAGGGTACATGTGCACATTCGTCCACTCTAACATAATCCAAACTGTGCACTGGACACATTTTTATGAATGGAAATAGACATCTGtaacaaaacacaaaaaagttTAAGGACATTCGGAGATTGTTAAGCCAAGCCTTCGATACTGGGTACAAGaagggatgtattttctgtttgtcgagaACGACATATAGTCTATTTGATCGTGGTGTTGAAAACGCAAATGATGATGTTGAAGTCGATAATCGGTATGCGGTTATGCTTtgcttattggttgtgtggtgattcagcacagaaacctgttggtggaaatTTGTTGCATatcatttattttacagtacaatggGAGGGTCATGGGGGGGTTGATTTTTGAACTGTCCCTTATTATTTATTACAGGTAGTGTGTGTAAATCCAAGTTTTCTTGTCATTGGAGTGCTAACACAAGCAGGAGTACAGTACATGTAATATTTAAGGCAATATCAATCCTGTATAATCAGAACTCAGATTATGATATTACAAGAGAAGAAAAATACAGTATGTCTCACCATAAAAGAGAAAAATCTGAATATAATTAGGTTTTTAATGACTCTTCTTTACTCTCTTTTCAAAGTGTATTCATCAGATGTAGATTTCACACACATTAATGCTAGGTGTGAGTTCAGAGAAGGACATGATATTGAGTATATTTTAGAGTTTCATTTCAACAATATGATGATGGCATGGTACaacagcaccacaggtaactggACAGGATACACACCGCATGGACTGGATGTTGCAAGACTGTTTAACGGAAATCCTTATTACCATTACTCACCAAGAGCTGGTATGGATATTTTGTGTGTGGCCAATTCTGATTCAGTCTATGGCTACATACATAATTATACAGGTAATTACAAATCACTGATAGAATCTAGAAAAGGAGATTGACTTGTAGAAGAAATCCCTCATTTGACTATTTATTATACACTTTataacatatcaaatcaaatcaaatgtatttatatagcccttcgtacatcagctgaaatctcaaagtgctgtacagaaacccagcctaaaaccccaaacagcaagcaatgcatgtgaaagaagcacggtggctaggaaaaactccctaggaaaaactccctagaaaggccaaaaacctaggaagaaacctagagaggaaccaggctatgaggggtggccagtcctcttctggctgtgccgggtggatattataacagaacatggtcaagatgttaaaatgttcataaatgaccagcatggtcaaataataataatcatagtagttgtcgagggtgcaacaagcacgtctggtgaacaggtcagggttccgtagccgcaggcagaacagttgaaactggagcagcagcatggccaggtggactggggacagcaaggagtcatcatgccaggtagtcctgaggcatggtcctagggctcaggtcctccgagagaaagaaagaaagagagaaagagagaattagagagagcatatttaaattcacacaggacaccggataagacaagagaatacaccagatgtaacagactgaccctagccccccgacacataaactactgcagcataaatactggagactgagacatgagggatcagaagacactgtggccccatccgatgatacccccggacccccagacagggccaaacaggcaggatataaagTACCCGGTGATAATTCTATCTTATTTTTGGTGGTTATAAGATCAAATCTACATacttttaataaatgtttttttttaagtaataTAAATTAGGAAGTGTATATTCAGCTAGCAGACCAAAAACGTAAGGTTAGGCACATAGGGGTAGAAATTAGTTGAGGTTACTATTTATGTTAGGTATAGGGACAAGGGTTAGGTTAagaggttgggttagggttatggaaaGGCTTAAATTATCATTGGATTAGCGTACTGCCCACCACCATTCAAAATCTGACTATAATTTACAATTCTTAATTCCTTTGTTTTTTTGGTTATGGTTTTGATGTTTAGATTTATCAACTGAATTCCTCCTTATTGCATCACTGATTCATTGCCCTCCTTTCCAGTTGAGCCCTACATCAGCCTGAGGTCAGTGGAGCTGTTCAGTACCAGACACCCGGCTATGCTCGTGTGCAGTGCCTACGACTTCTACCCCAAACCCATCAGAGTGACGTGGCTGAAGAACGGACAGGAAGTGACCGCAGATGTGACCTCCACTGAGGAACTGGCCAATGGGGACTGGACCTACCAGATCTACTCGCACCTCGAGTACACTCCCACAACTGGAGAGAGAATCACCTGTATGGTGGAGCACTTCAGCCTCACTGAGCCCAAACTGTACAAATGGGGTAAGAGACTGTGGGTGGGGAAAGGTGCATGATGTTGCAATATTGTTTGTCACTTGGCCTAAAATTGTACCAATTTGTTTTTCTCAGTCACCCATGCtatttaaatatttaaataataaaaaaaatgtatatacgttttttcaagatgattgaaGAGAAGAGAATCTTCCagcccattgggtatctcactacacccccgtatgacatgtcttgaaatatgcagacagctGGATTTAAAGTAAGTCTACATTGtgatacttctgacagccaaattTCTGGCTCCGCCCATAACTTTTTGCCTTTAAATCATTCCCAGAAAGCATGAATTATTGCGTCATTATTGTATTTACACTTAACcattgtgtagtcttaacattctgtatgcTCCCTTTGTCCTAAGAGTAAAAAATGAAccaccttcactaaacccctaaaataaagcagcttaattgaattttaaatcccaaatctattttgcatgaagaaataaCCTGTcatcatcacaaactttgtgaatatctaggttttccctcttcacaatgcagaaagactgaaTTTAAtagtttttattacaacacacctgccataattgttttttttactaaagtagaaattattattattattgctaaaggtactgcataggtgtacaCATTCATTTTTGCAAGAGATAGCACTAGCAAGAGATAGAAAGtcattttgaatgcattttattgaagggaaacaataacagtcttgaacttttttggcaacagtgatatattcttatatactgtacaattaggaattcaactacaaaatactagtcttctcccattttttaaccattgcccccacccacaaggtgtataaacaacaacaataaataagaataaaataagataatacatacaaaacaaaaacatgaagaacataaatcaatcaactctaattagcacatgagggacagtatgcaagtgtgtgtgcatggactttgcagatgtatttctcacatgtgcagcacatattatttgttttacagtccttctttggtggcagaattggcatctcctcctcttgcctgccccagctgcagcctcaggtggatccggacaagattcagccccctgaacagctttcacaagcgctgcagaggctgctgtctTTTTTGAATGTGTAGGGtaacaagtgcctttcccagctgctccaggaacacgcTGCTCTTGTTCctcttatcaggcatccaggtggGGTttatcttgttccatatcacgaaggcattgtatgaggacacatcaatgatgttatggaagatgaccaggggccagtgggcagtcatcctcctgcagctgtaagttccaatcaccttgtccaggttgtctatgcctcctttgttgtggttgtagtacAAGATGATGtctggcttcctgtcctcccgatcactgatctcagccgttttgtgcagtgtgctcaggaggaccacattcttgttcctgtttgggaggtaagaaactagagtggtggtgggggtgaaggcaaactttgatgagaaggcctctctcccccttgttgcgaggagtgcaggggggagcttaggcttgttctttctaactgtgccaatcatggtgatcttcctcttcaggagcttctggctgagttcataagaggtgaagaaattgtcacatgTGACATTGTGCCCtctcagtccatctgtcacatcaagcacaacccgcaTCTCCTGGTTCTTCTCTGGGCCTCCACTGGTCAGCTTCCCTGTgaagacttgcatcttccaagcgtagctggattgtgcatcacaggccacccatatcttgatgccatactttgctggcttgctgggcatatactgccGGAAAGGACAGCGATCTGTTGACAAAAgagattactatcagtaattagtatcagtgtcacagaaaacaatcacataaatcaatgatattacagcaatacataataaaattaacagtgaaaatcacttacattacagaGATGAAAATAAAAATGCACCTCTGAATGGAATCAattgctcatccactgttacttcaagcccagggttgtagaggtacagTATGGCAGAtgctccacccacttctcccagacctctcttatggccgccagtttgtctctcacatgtcttgcaggtcttgactcacggttatcaaatcgtagcattcttgagaaagtgtgaaagactttcagtggcatcgtgGCACAGAAAATCacccttccactctctgcattccagagactacatgtagcctcgcctcgggacttatacacacccgctaagattagcagccctatgtaggcatgcaggtcaatctcatccatccttttccagttgtctccatatttacagaaaccctccaaatttgtaatctccaggatgattttttcGATGGCTGGTGTAATGAACATGTAGAATGCTGATGCGATGTCCTGGGCATGGGCAACTTCATGTATTGTGGGCCCTGAggtcatccttatgacattttgggctgccatcctgccctggttgtcatatggtgacaaggaccatgttattttgctgttctttgacaaaaatgtctctctttcaacttgggggatttct
It encodes the following:
- the LOC115181009 gene encoding DLA class II histocompatibility antigen, DR-1 beta chain-like; the protein is YCITDSLPSFPVEPYISLRSVELFSTRHPAMLVCSAYDFYPKPIRVTWLKNGQEVTADVTSTEELANGDWTYQIYSHLEYTPTTGERITCMVEHFSLTEPKLYKWGKRLWVGKGA